DNA from Synergistaceae bacterium:
GGGTTGAGATTCCGACTGAAGATGTGCCTTTAGTTCAGAAAAAAATTATAGAAATGTGCAGAGTCAGGGGCAAAGTCGTAATTGTTGCGACTCAAATGCTTGACTCAATGATTCGCAATCCCAGACCGACAAGAGCAGAGGCCAGCGACGTAGCAAATGCTGTATTAGACGGAACTGACGCGGTTATGTTATCAGGTGAGACAGCGAGCGGAAATTATCCCGTTCAGGCAGTAAAGACTATGCGCAAAATCTTAGACCGTGCCGAGAAAGAAATAAATCTCTGGGGCAATCACAAGAATAACGAGCAGAACCCGATCGAGCTTGAAGGAATCCCCGTCCCCGATGCTGTATCAGGTGCCGCCGTCTTAATAGCCCGTCAAATAAAAGCTCCTGCAATAATTTCTTTGAGTCGTTCAGGTCTCACAGCTAGAATGATAAGCAAACACCGCCCTGAATGTCCTATTTTAGGAGTTACTCCCAGTCAGCAGACTTGGCGCGAGCTTTCTTTATGGTGGGGCGTTCAACCTGTCAGGCTTTCTGAAATGTCAGATATTAACGTTGCAGCCCGCGAAGCAATTACTACGTGTGTGAATAAAGGCCTGTTACCTGAGGGCGAACTTGTTGTAATTACTGCAGGTGTACCAGTCGGGCGCGCAGGATCTACAAATCTCGTTGAAGTCCTGACAACTGGGAATATTTTATTATCAGGGACTCCCCTTTCACATAAAAACGCAGTCGGTAAAGTTTGCATTGCTAGGACTCCTCAAGAGGCTATAGAGAAAGTTACTCCCGGTTGTATATTAGTCGTCCGGCAATTGAATGAAGATTATCGCCCAGTTCTTGACAAGGTCGGAGCAGTATTATTTGAAAGCGGGTTATTATTCAGTGAGGGGAATTCGCTGGCAATTGATTATAATCTGCCTTGTATTGTCGGAGTCGCCGATGCATTCTCGACTTTGATGGACGATGATATTATTTCAGTTGACGGCACAAGGGGCTTAATTTATCGCGGAGTTGTAAGACTCGTTATTTAGTGAAAATATAATAATAAAATGTGGGCTAATATAAGAAGTGCTATAGACATTGCGATAGTGTCATTCATAATTTATCGCATTCTCGTTTTACTGGTAAACACGCGGGCCATTCAGCTTGTGAAGGGATTATTTATTCTGATTATGCTTTCATTGCTGGCCGGAGTGTTAAGATTCAGGCTTTTATCGTGGTTTCTCGGTCATACTTTATGGGCGTTGAGTTTTGCGATTCCCATAGTGTTTCACCCTGAATTACGCAAAATTTTAGAAGAGTTAGGCAAGGGCAGATGGCAATTTTTCAATAATAATAATAGGCTCTCAATCGATGACGCAGAAGAGAGAGTCAGGCAGTTATCGGGCGCATTAAGTTATCTCAAGGCTCATAAAATCGGCGCGTTAATTGTCATGAAGCAAAATGACGAGTTAAAAGAATATACAGAGACAGCTATACATTTAGACGCTCGAATAACTCAAGAATTATTAATCTCCATTTTCTGGATAAATAATCCCCTTCATGACGGCGCAGTAGTTCTTGACAAGTTTAATATTATAGCCGGGGGCTGTTATCTGCCTCTTGCTGATGTTCCCGAAATATCTCGCTGGTACGGCACAAGACACCGGGCGGGCTTGGGACTCTCTGAAGTCTCGGACGCTATGGTCTTCATAGTCAGTGAAGAACGCGGGGAGATTTCACTAGCAAATAAAGGCAAACTCTCTAAAGACTTGAAAGATTTTCAGGTGGAAAAATTATTGCGGCATTACTTCATGGGAGATCAGAAAGGTGAAAAATTTTCACTCTTAGACTCGTTTGTAAAAATATTCTGGTCTAATCCTTCAGGAGGCACTGATAACGGGAGGTTAGTACATTGAGAAGAGGCTTTGATCTTGATAGTTTTTTGTCGTCGTCTGTTGTCTTATGGGCAATTGCTATAATAAGCTCCCTGATGATGTGGGTTTATGTAACTGGACTCGATGAAAGCTCATACATAACGCGCAAATTTTCCTGTGAACTCGAATATCGCGGGATTGATCCTCAGGCAATTTTACGCAAAAGAATATCGGAAATTGATATAGAAGTCAGAGGCCCCGAACATGAAATCATGAATTTAAATTATGATCTCGTTCACGCTTATATCGACGCAAGAAATTTATTACCCGGCAAACGCTATGAAGTAAGCATACACGTTGAATTACCCAGCAATATAGATTTAGTATCGTTTACTCCCTCGCAGGCCGTATTAGATTTAGCTAGACAAGTAACCCGCTTAATGAACGTTGAGACAATTCTGCCGCAGAATATTCCCGATGGTCATTATATAGAAGGTGTAGAAATAATTCCCAAAGAAGTAGCTATCAGGGGCGCAGAAGATGATATTGCAAAAGTCGGAAGTGTCCGGGTTACTCCCACTGTTGAAGAGCTTCAAAAAGGGAACGAGTTATTAATGCCGGTGAAATTCTCACAGTCTGAGCCGTTCGATGGCAATGTTACAATTGAGCCTGCCCAAGTTCGTTTCAGGGGGAATTTAGCGAGCGGCCAGCCAAGAAAGAGAGTCCCTGTTAATGCGCGTTTAACTGGCTATCTTGATAAGGATTTCGAGATCCGCGCGGTAGTTCTTGACCCTTCAGAAGTATTAATAGAAGGCCCTAGTTCAGAACTCGCAAAAGTTGACGCTGTTGACACTGAAGTAATGGATATTTCTTTGCTTGCAAATGATCAGACTATAGTCGCACCCTTAAGAGAGCCGGAAATTTCGGGAGTCCATCTTGCAAGTAATTCGGGAGTCCGCGTGAGTCTTTCACTGGGAGAAGTAAGAGCAGAAAAAATGTTCGCAAATATTCCCGTTGAGATTCGTTCAGGGGACAGAAAATATTCATGCAACCCCTCAAATGTCGCTGTAACTCTTGAGGGCAGGCCGTCATTAATCGCGAAAATCACTCCGGAGGCCTTGAAGCTGCGCGCTTATGTCGACGTGTCAAATGTTTTCATGAGTCCTATTACTTTGCCGGTTAAAGCTGAATTTTTATCGGATGATGCTAGATTT
Protein-coding regions in this window:
- the pyk gene encoding pyruvate kinase, with product MFVKIVCTIGPASENYDTLKTMAESGMNVARLNFSHGDYSGHEKKLKLIRKVERAVKKPIAALLDTKGPEIRTGIMQGGEVMLNQGAKIILCACDEPFEGTQDKIFVNYKLLPQEVKPGQNIFIDDGTLNLEVESINGDEVTCKIIVGGLLRNTKGINLPGADLTMPALSDKDKQDITWGIQHGMEYLAVSFVKNRSDIIEVRRLIQSLGGNMKILAKIETSQAVQNIEEIVDVVDGVMVARGDLGVEIPTEDVPLVQKKIIEMCRVRGKVVIVATQMLDSMIRNPRPTRAEASDVANAVLDGTDAVMLSGETASGNYPVQAVKTMRKILDRAEKEINLWGNHKNNEQNPIELEGIPVPDAVSGAAVLIARQIKAPAIISLSRSGLTARMISKHRPECPILGVTPSQQTWRELSLWWGVQPVRLSEMSDINVAAREAITTCVNKGLLPEGELVVITAGVPVGRAGSTNLVEVLTTGNILLSGTPLSHKNAVGKVCIARTPQEAIEKVTPGCILVVRQLNEDYRPVLDKVGAVLFESGLLFSEGNSLAIDYNLPCIVGVADAFSTLMDDDIISVDGTRGLIYRGVVRLVI
- the cdaA gene encoding diadenylate cyclase CdaA, whose product is MWANIRSAIDIAIVSFIIYRILVLLVNTRAIQLVKGLFILIMLSLLAGVLRFRLLSWFLGHTLWALSFAIPIVFHPELRKILEELGKGRWQFFNNNNRLSIDDAEERVRQLSGALSYLKAHKIGALIVMKQNDELKEYTETAIHLDARITQELLISIFWINNPLHDGAVVLDKFNIIAGGCYLPLADVPEISRWYGTRHRAGLGLSEVSDAMVFIVSEERGEISLANKGKLSKDLKDFQVEKLLRHYFMGDQKGEKFSLLDSFVKIFWSNPSGGTDNGRLVH